GCAGGCCGGGTTTGCCCCGCCCGGCCGACCACACCGTCACCGCCGCCACCGCGTCGCCACGGTCGTCGTACGCGACGAGACACCGGGCGTCGGCGTACAGTTCGCCGCTCGCCATCGCGTGCCAGCGCTCGTCCGTGAACGTCGAGCTGTCGAACGACGCCCGCTGTACGGCCGCTCGCACGTGCGCCTGCTCCGGTCCGATCACCTCGATCCGCACGCCCGGGTCCTCCACCGGCTCGGCGAGGTCGCGACGCAGCGGCGTCCACGGTTCGTCGACGTCCCAGCCGTCCTCGGCCAGGAGTTCCTGGACGAGCGCGGCCATGGGGGCCTCGATGTAGGCCTTGCCCTCCCTGAACACACCGTGTTCCGTCCGGGACACGTCCTTGACCAGCTGGCGCGCCAGTTCCTCATCCCGGTGAGCGTCGGGGGCGATCGTCAGTCGGAGCAGGTCGGGGCCGTCCAGCAGCCCGACGGCGAGAATGTTTCCGCCCTGGCTCCAGGTCCGGACCGCCTCGGCCGTCACGCCGGCGCCGAACCGCCAGAACCAGCCAAGGTCCCCCGGATGCAGTTGCATGGGCGCCCCTTCGTACTGCCACTCCCGCAGCACACCCACGGTCCCGCTCAGCCCGTCGACTCCCGGCCTGCCCAACGCGATCGTCATGCCGTCGATGACACACCACCGCGCCGACCGGCCGCACCTGGTTTCCGGCCGGGCCTGCTGGCGGTCGACGCGCGGGTCGCAACATCCGCCGGAGCACAGCCGGACGTACCGACCGGCACGGGCGCTCGGCCCTCAACTGCCGCCCGGGTCGAGGCGCATGCGGATCATCGGCGCGGCGGCCGTCAGGATGGCGCACACCACCAGCAGCACGGGCAGTACGCCGGCCCACTCCCGGGCCTCCCGGAGCAGCAGCATGGAGATTCCCGCCCCCACCATCAGCGCGGTCAGCTGCGCGGGCGCCCAGCGATCCGGGCGGCCCGTTCCCACGCCCCGCACGATGTACGTGGCGAACGTGCCGGTCAGATAGGTGGTCGGTGAGGCGGCCCGCCCGGCCGCCACCATGGCCGCCGACTGGACACCCATCGTCGCGGCGGCACCGAACTGCAAGGCGTCCCGCGCGGTTTGCCCAGGCGTTCCGCCCAGGGCAGCCCAGATCACGGCGCCGGCCGCCAGTAGGACCGCCTCGCCGACCAGACAGAACATCACCGGCGCGGGCCAACACGTTCCCGCGTCCCCGCTCCGGCGGGTGAGTCGGGCGGTCACGGCAGCGCCCAGGGCGAACCCCGTCAGCGCCAGCACCGCCGCGGTCACGCCCGTCGCCTGCCCGCGGCCGATCGCCATCCCGAGCAGGGCGAGATTGCTGGTCATCACCCCGGCGAAGACGTGTTCCAGCGCGGTGAAGGAGATGGCTTCCACCGCTCCGGACGCGGCGACCAGCAGGACAAGGGCGAGGTGCAGGGCCGTCCCTCGTTCCGGATGCTCGTCGGCACGCCCGCCACGCTGGTCACTCACAGTGCCCGAGCATAACTATCCGTACCGGGCGAGTGTCGTCTCTACCCGTGCGTCACTCCCGGCGCGTCCGGGAGGCTCTCGCGCAGCCGCTGGGCCTGCCGGAAGAGGCGGTTGGTGTGGTTCGCGAGGACACCGCCCATCAGCAGCTGCGGGGTGTAGAAGGAGCTCGCCGCGTCGGCCACCTGGCGTGCGGTCAGGTCGATCTGGATGATGCCGGTGCTGCGGATGTCGTCGATCGAGCTGGCCCAGACGACGCGCCGCAGGTTCGCCCACGCCATCGCGCTCATACACATCGAGCAGGGCTCGCCCGTGGTGTAGAGGGTGGCGTCGGCCCAGCCCTGATTGCCCTGCCGCCGCACGTAGTCGTTCATGGCGACCACCTCGCCGTGCAACAGGGGACTGTCCGTCCCGGTGTTGACTCCGCCCGCCAGGATCTCGCCGGTGCGGGTGTGCACGATGACCGCGCCGAAGGGCCACTTGGGGTTCCTGCGGGCCTGCTCGATGGCCAGCCACATGAACCGCTCATGACCGACGCCGCCATGTCGCGCCGTCACGACACTCGCCTCGACGTCCGGGCGGGCATACGCCTGCTGGAGCATGCCGTGAGGGAGGGCGAACGGCACCGCGGCGCCCGTCACCGCAACTCCGCACCTGCCGAGAAACTGACGCCTGCCCGAGTCCATGCGTATCCCCTCACCTGACACTGCCGACTTCGCAAGGTAACTGGATCATCACAGAAGGCGTCCAGGATGCGACACACCACGGAGGCGGAGGGCGTCCGCCTCAGTCGGTGCTCCGTACCGCCGCGAGGCACTGATCGTAGAGGTCGGCCAGGTCGAGCCGGCCGTCGTGCCTGACCCAGAGTTCGCTTGCCGTGTCCACGCAGGCGAAGACCGTGGCGACGATCGCCTTGGCGCGCGGGTCCGAAGCCGGGGCAGGTGAATCCCCGGCGCCGGGGGCGAGCCGCGTCTGGACGACCGGGACGAGTTCGGCCTGCCAACGCAGGCGCTTCTCGATGTAGCGGGCGTGCAGCGAGGGCGTGTCGAAGATGAGGCGGGACAGCTCCAGGACCCGCTCGGGGGTGTGATTGGCGGTCAGGACGACCTCGAATCCGGCGCGCAGGGCATCCCAGGCGGAGACTTCGGCCGGCTGCTGCTCCACGGTCTGCCGCAGCAGTTCACCGAGCGCGTCCTGGTCACCGCAGACCAGATCTTCCTTGGTGCCGAAGTAGCGGAACAGGGAGCGTTGCGAGATCCCCGCCTCCCGCGCGATCTGGGCGATCGTCGTCTGCTCGTAGCCCTGCTCGGTGAACAGGCGGACCGCCGTGTCGAGGATCGCCTCGACGGCCACCTGCCGAGAGCGGTCCCACAAGGTCGTCATGGGCGTCAGGTTACCCCCTCTGGACAGCGACCGCCTACTTGGCATTAACTGCCAGATAGGCATCAACTGAAAGAAGGGCATCCGATGACGGCCGTCGACTACCACGGACAGACCACCCTCATCACCGGCGCCAGTGCCGGCCTCGGCGCCGAGTTCGCGCGCCGGCTCGCCGCTCGCGGCTCCGACCTCGTCCTGGTCGCCCGCCGCAAGGACCGGTTGGAGGAGCTGGCGGCCGAACTGCGGGCGGCCCATCGGGTCCGGGTCCACGTCGTGGAGATGGACCTGGCCACGGAGAACCCCGGGCAGGTGTTGGCCGCGCGGGTGGAACAGCTCGGCCTGCACGTCACCAGCGTGATCAACAACGCCGGGTTCGCCACGTTCGGGCCCTTCCACCAGGCCGACCCTGCACGGCTGCGCAAGGAGATAGCCGTCGATGTGACCGCGGTGGCCGACATCAGCCGCGCGTTCATCGAGCCGCTGCGTACGGCCGGGCGCGGGGTGCTGGTCAACGTGGCGAGCATGGCCGCGTATCAGCCCAACCCGCGTATGGCTGTCTACGGTGCGACGAAGGCGTTCGTCCTGAGCCTCACCGAAGCGCTGTGGGAGGAGTCGCGCGGCTCCGGCCTGCGCGTGCTGGCCCTCTCCCCCGGTGCGACCCGGACCGAGTTCTTCGACGTCGTCGGCACCACGCGGGCCGCCGGGGGAAGTCGCCTCGCCTCACCCGCCGATGTGGTCCGCACCGCCCTGGCCGCCCTGGACCGCAGAAACCCGCCCCCCAGCGTCATCGCGGGACGCCTCAACCGCACGATGGCGTTCCTCGCGAGGCGCCTCGCCGGCCGACGACAGGTGATCCGGGTCATCGGCCGACTTACGGCCGAGGGGGCGTGACGATCGGCGGACACACCCTCGCCCCGGAGGCGGTCAGCATGGCTTGCCTCGCCGTCTGGCCGCACTCCCGCGCCTGATCCACATGCCTTAGCCCCGGCTCGGGCTTAGCGTTCTTGATATGGGCGTTAGGTTTTGCGCCGCATGACCGGGGCCGGTGAGACTCCGACAGGTGTTGCTGATCCGCTCGGTGAGGCCTTGGCTGCGGCTGTGCAGCGCACCGGTGCCAGGTACGGGGGCGTCTACGTACTGGACCCGGCCGAGGAAGTGCTGGGGCTGATCGCGCTGTGCGGCATCCCGGTGGACGCGTTCGCGCCCTGGTGGCGCACCGCGTATGCCGCCCATGGCCCCGCCCAGGACTCGGTGCGCAAGGAGCGCATCGTCTGGGTGAGTTCCCTGGAGGAGCTGGCGCGCTGCTACCCGCGCGTCGCGGCGAGCCTCCCCTATGAGATCGCGTTCGCCATGGTCCCGCTCCGGGGCGTCCGGCACTGCCGGGGCACGATGCTGCTGCTGTGGGCCCCGGACCGCTCTCCCCGTCTCAGCCCTCGTGAGCGCGGACGTATGGCCTCCGCCGCGCGGCGGGTCGCCCGGGTGCTGAACTCGGCTTCCTCCGCACCCGAGATTCCGGACCGTCCTCACTTCGTCCGGCCCCACCACTCGGACACGAGCGCGCAGTCCGCGCACGAGGCGGCCACCCTCGTCGAGCGCCTCCCCGTCGGCACCCTCTCCCTCGATCTCGCGGGGCGGGTCACGTACGTCAATACGGCCGCCGCGAGCCTGCTGGGCAGTCCCCTGGAGCAGCTGCTGGGCACCGAGCCGTGGATGTCGCTGCCGTGGCTCGACAACATCGCGTACATGGACGCGTACCGGATCGCGATGAGCAGTCGTGAGTCTCTCGGTCTGACCGTGCTGCGCCCGCCGGACCAGTGGCTCGACCTGCGGCTCCACACGGACGACACCGGGACCAGCATCCTGGTCACGCCCGACCATTCGTCCAGGCCCATCGGCACGCGGCCGGCCTCCACCGGCGCTCCGCCGGACAGCCGTATCCATCTCCTGATGGGCCTGGCCGCCGCGCTGACGGAGACCGTCGGTGTCCAGGACGTCGTCGATCTGGTCGGCGACCAGATCCTGCCCGCCTTCGGCGCCCACGGCATGATCATGTCCACCGCCGACGCCGGCCGTATCCGGATCATCGGGTACCGCGGCTACGAGCCGGCCGTCATCGACCAGTTCGACGGCATGCCCACGGACGCCGACCTCACGCCCGCCGGGCATGCGCTGGCCACCGGCGCCTCGTCGTTCTTCGCCGACCGCGGCGAGCTGGCGCACCTCTATCCGAGAGCACCGCAGATCAGCGACAAGGAGGCGTGGGCGTTCCTGCCGCTGCTCAGCTCCGGACGCCCCATCGGTTGTCTCCTCATCGCCTACAACCACCCGCACACGTTCCCGGTCGCCGAGCGTTCCATCCTCACGCCGCTCGCCGGTCTCATCGCCCAGGCCCTGGACCGTGCCCGGCTCTACGACGCCAAGCACGGGCTCGCGCTGGCTCTTCAGCAGACCCTTCTGCCCCAGGCGCTGCCCAGCGTCACCGGACTCGAGGTCGCCGCCCGCTACTTCCCGGCCGGGCAGGGCATGAACATCGGCGGCGACTTCTACGACCTCATCCGCCTGACCAACACCACCGCCGCGGCGGTCATCGGAGACGTGCAGGGGCACGACATGATGGCTGCCGCCCTCATGGGCCAGGTCCGGATGGCCGTCCACTCCCACGCCACCGCCGGAGCCGCTCCCGACGAGGTCCTCATCCACACCGAGCGCGACCTCGCCGACCTCAACGCCAGCCGTTTCGTCTCCTGCCTCTACGCCCACCTCGACCTGGCCCGCCAGGAGGTGTCCCTCGCCAGCGCCGGGCACCCTCCCCCGCTGTTGCGGCACGCCGACAACAAGGCCGAGGTCGTCGACATCAGTCCGGGCCCCCCGCTCGGCGTCGGCGCGGGCA
The DNA window shown above is from Streptomyces chartreusis and carries:
- a CDS encoding GNAT family N-acetyltransferase, with protein sequence MTIALGRPGVDGLSGTVGVLREWQYEGAPMQLHPGDLGWFWRFGAGVTAEAVRTWSQGGNILAVGLLDGPDLLRLTIAPDAHRDEELARQLVKDVSRTEHGVFREGKAYIEAPMAALVQELLAEDGWDVDEPWTPLRRDLAEPVEDPGVRIEVIGPEQAHVRAAVQRASFDSSTFTDERWHAMASGELYADARCLVAYDDRGDAVAAVTVWSAGRGKPGLLEPMGVARDHRGRGHGRAITVAAAAALQELGSSSAIVCTPSSNIGAVATYRSAGFEPRPEVRDRSRDA
- a CDS encoding YoaK family protein; this encodes MSDQRGGRADEHPERGTALHLALVLLVAASGAVEAISFTALEHVFAGVMTSNLALLGMAIGRGQATGVTAAVLALTGFALGAAVTARLTRRSGDAGTCWPAPVMFCLVGEAVLLAAGAVIWAALGGTPGQTARDALQFGAAATMGVQSAAMVAAGRAASPTTYLTGTFATYIVRGVGTGRPDRWAPAQLTALMVGAGISMLLLREAREWAGVLPVLLVVCAILTAAAPMIRMRLDPGGS
- a CDS encoding nucleoside deaminase, whose translation is MTGAAVPFALPHGMLQQAYARPDVEASVVTARHGGVGHERFMWLAIEQARRNPKWPFGAVIVHTRTGEILAGGVNTGTDSPLLHGEVVAMNDYVRRQGNQGWADATLYTTGEPCSMCMSAMAWANLRRVVWASSIDDIRSTGIIQIDLTARQVADAASSFYTPQLLMGGVLANHTNRLFRQAQRLRESLPDAPGVTHG
- a CDS encoding TetR/AcrR family transcriptional regulator; the encoded protein is MTTLWDRSRQVAVEAILDTAVRLFTEQGYEQTTIAQIAREAGISQRSLFRYFGTKEDLVCGDQDALGELLRQTVEQQPAEVSAWDALRAGFEVVLTANHTPERVLELSRLIFDTPSLHARYIEKRLRWQAELVPVVQTRLAPGAGDSPAPASDPRAKAIVATVFACVDTASELWVRHDGRLDLADLYDQCLAAVRSTD
- a CDS encoding SDR family NAD(P)-dependent oxidoreductase — its product is MTAVDYHGQTTLITGASAGLGAEFARRLAARGSDLVLVARRKDRLEELAAELRAAHRVRVHVVEMDLATENPGQVLAARVEQLGLHVTSVINNAGFATFGPFHQADPARLRKEIAVDVTAVADISRAFIEPLRTAGRGVLVNVASMAAYQPNPRMAVYGATKAFVLSLTEALWEESRGSGLRVLALSPGATRTEFFDVVGTTRAAGGSRLASPADVVRTALAALDRRNPPPSVIAGRLNRTMAFLARRLAGRRQVIRVIGRLTAEGA
- a CDS encoding SpoIIE family protein phosphatase encodes the protein MTGAGETPTGVADPLGEALAAAVQRTGARYGGVYVLDPAEEVLGLIALCGIPVDAFAPWWRTAYAAHGPAQDSVRKERIVWVSSLEELARCYPRVAASLPYEIAFAMVPLRGVRHCRGTMLLLWAPDRSPRLSPRERGRMASAARRVARVLNSASSAPEIPDRPHFVRPHHSDTSAQSAHEAATLVERLPVGTLSLDLAGRVTYVNTAAASLLGSPLEQLLGTEPWMSLPWLDNIAYMDAYRIAMSSRESLGLTVLRPPDQWLDLRLHTDDTGTSILVTPDHSSRPIGTRPASTGAPPDSRIHLLMGLAAALTETVGVQDVVDLVGDQILPAFGAHGMIMSTADAGRIRIIGYRGYEPAVIDQFDGMPTDADLTPAGHALATGASSFFADRGELAHLYPRAPQISDKEAWAFLPLLSSGRPIGCLLIAYNHPHTFPVAERSILTPLAGLIAQALDRARLYDAKHGLALALQQTLLPQALPSVTGLEVAARYFPAGQGMNIGGDFYDLIRLTNTTAAAVIGDVQGHDMMAAALMGQVRMAVHSHATAGAAPDEVLIHTERDLADLNASRFVSCLYAHLDLARQEVSLASAGHPPPLLRHADNKAEVVDISPGPPLGVGAGTPSYPVTTLPLVPETLLALYTDGLVEDPGTDITLTIADLARHLGESGDLPLHQLADSLVQHTRRTNQPIDDIALLLLQPNRLAES